In Acidimicrobiales bacterium, the following proteins share a genomic window:
- a CDS encoding SPFH domain-containing protein yields MTLVYVLAAIGFVLLVYVASSLKIVRPYQRGIVERLGRYKETVDPGLRVIIPGIDRMTLVDMREQVIDVPPQEVITEDNVGTSVDAVVYYEATDAQRLVYNVGNFILAVTKLAQTNLRNVIGDMELDEALTSRDKINNALRAILDDATDKWGVRVVRVEIQRIDPPPDVMSAMHEQMKAERTRRAVVTEAQGSREAAITRADGEKASAILEAEGRKQRNILDAQGEAEAVRAVAKAEKYRQVTVAEGEADAIRTVFQAIHDGNPTNDVLALKWFEALAHVADGQATKIFLPADGSAGLLGALAGVSEVLKETPAAYGGD; encoded by the coding sequence GTGACCCTCGTCTACGTCCTCGCCGCCATCGGATTCGTGCTGCTGGTGTACGTGGCGTCCAGCCTCAAGATCGTCCGCCCCTACCAGCGCGGCATCGTCGAGCGCCTCGGCCGCTACAAGGAGACGGTCGACCCGGGGCTGCGGGTGATCATCCCCGGCATCGACCGCATGACCCTGGTCGACATGCGTGAGCAGGTGATCGACGTGCCTCCCCAGGAGGTCATCACCGAGGACAACGTCGGCACCTCGGTCGACGCCGTCGTCTACTACGAGGCCACCGACGCCCAGCGCCTCGTCTACAACGTGGGCAACTTCATCCTCGCCGTCACCAAGCTGGCCCAGACGAACCTGCGAAACGTGATCGGCGACATGGAGCTCGACGAGGCCCTCACCTCGCGCGACAAGATCAACAACGCCCTTCGGGCCATCCTCGACGACGCCACCGACAAGTGGGGAGTCCGGGTGGTCCGGGTGGAGATCCAGCGCATCGACCCGCCGCCCGACGTCATGTCGGCCATGCACGAGCAGATGAAGGCCGAGCGCACCCGCCGCGCCGTGGTCACCGAGGCGCAGGGGTCGCGAGAGGCCGCCATCACCCGGGCCGACGGCGAGAAGGCCTCGGCCATCCTCGAGGCCGAGGGACGCAAGCAGCGCAACATCCTCGACGCCCAGGGAGAGGCCGAGGCGGTGCGGGCGGTGGCCAAGGCCGAGAAGTACCGCCAGGTCACCGTGGCCGAGGGTGAGGCCGACGCCATCCGCACCGTGTTCCAGGCGATCCACGACGGGAACCCCACCAACGACGTCCTCGCCCTCAAGTGGTTCGAGGCACTCGCCCACGTCGCCGACGGCCAGGCGACCAAGATCTTCCTCCCGGCCGACGGCTCTGCCGGCCTCCTCGGGGCCCTCGCGGGCGTGAGCGAGGTCCTCAAGGAGACGCCCGCCGCCTACGGTGGCGACTGA
- a CDS encoding Glu/Leu/Phe/Val dehydrogenase dimerization domain-containing protein → MARTPFEAVNQYVEAAARIIGLEDDMYDVLTTSYREISVQVPVRRDDGSLLVVRGYRVQHNGARGPYKGGIRYHPHADLEEIRALASLMTWKTALLDIPYGGAKGGIEVDPTGMSDAELEAMTRRFTHGISHILGVYRDIPAPDVNTNAQTMAWMMDAYSARNGYSPAIVTGKPVELGGAPGREAATGRGLVYLLSAAARRWGLELEGMTLVIQGFGNVGSWVAIEAAALGAKIIAVSDIAGGVHDPAGLDVDRLLSLVHTRRSVTEIGVGDLISNEELLTLECDVLVPAALGDVLREDNADAVRATMVIEGANHPTTPEADDIMRSRGIKVVPDVLANGGGVTGSYFEWTQNIQQFRWSEERFNTELKTRMVEAFANVTSWAEKHDVGLRTAAFALAIERVARAERLRGYI, encoded by the coding sequence GTGGCCCGGACCCCCTTCGAGGCCGTCAACCAGTACGTCGAGGCGGCAGCCCGGATCATCGGCCTCGAGGACGACATGTACGACGTACTCACCACGTCGTACCGGGAGATCTCGGTGCAGGTGCCCGTCCGGCGCGACGACGGGAGCCTGCTGGTGGTGCGGGGCTACCGGGTCCAGCACAACGGGGCGCGGGGACCGTACAAGGGCGGGATCCGCTACCACCCCCACGCCGACCTCGAGGAGATCCGGGCGCTGGCCTCGCTCATGACCTGGAAGACGGCGCTGCTCGACATCCCCTACGGGGGGGCAAAGGGCGGCATCGAGGTCGACCCCACCGGCATGAGCGACGCCGAGCTGGAGGCCATGACCCGGCGCTTCACCCACGGCATCAGCCACATCCTGGGCGTCTACCGCGACATCCCCGCCCCCGACGTGAACACCAACGCCCAGACCATGGCGTGGATGATGGACGCCTACTCGGCCCGCAACGGCTACTCCCCCGCCATCGTCACCGGCAAGCCGGTGGAGCTCGGTGGGGCTCCCGGACGGGAGGCGGCCACCGGGCGCGGACTGGTGTACCTCCTGTCGGCGGCGGCCAGGCGGTGGGGCCTCGAGCTCGAGGGGATGACCCTCGTCATCCAGGGCTTCGGCAACGTCGGCTCCTGGGTGGCGATCGAGGCCGCCGCCCTCGGCGCCAAGATCATCGCTGTGTCCGACATCGCCGGCGGCGTGCACGATCCCGCCGGGCTCGACGTCGACCGGCTCCTGTCACTCGTGCACACCCGCCGGTCGGTCACCGAGATCGGTGTCGGCGATCTCATCTCGAACGAGGAGCTGCTCACCCTCGAGTGCGACGTGCTCGTGCCCGCCGCCCTCGGCGACGTGCTGCGGGAGGACAACGCCGACGCGGTGCGCGCCACCATGGTCATCGAGGGGGCCAACCACCCCACCACCCCCGAGGCCGACGACATCATGCGGAGCCGCGGGATCAAGGTGGTGCCCGACGTGCTCGCCAACGGGGGCGGCGTCACCGGCTCCTACTTCGAGTGGACCCAGAACATCCAGCAGTTCCGGTGGTCAGAGGAACGATTCAACACCGAGCTGAAGACCAGGATGGTGGAGGCGTTCGCCAACGTCACCAGCTGGGCCGAGAAGCACGACGTGGGGCTGCGTACCGCCGCCTTCGCCCTCGCCATCGAGCGTGTGGCGCGCGCCGAGCGTCTCCGCGGCTACATCTAG